The genomic DNA ACCTTTGCTCCTGAAGACGTGTGCCGCCACTTTGCATATTATTTTGAAATGGTAgacagagaaaatacattttaaatcccaAACACACTACCCTTATTAacccattttatattttaaagtataGAAGATAGTCTGTGTGATGTGCCTTACTAAGATCTTGATATGAGGCTTTTCATCTACACCTAATATCTGACTGATTTAATTTCTAAGCAAAGATCAAAATCCAGCTCACTGTGTGAAACTGTACAATGAAACACAAAGAAGCTGATTCTAAAGTTAACACCACTGCAAACATCTGTACAGATTAAAGAGATTAACACACATCAAACAAGTGTTGAACCAAAGTCTGCTTCAGTTAAAGTGTTTTATAATCTCATCTGTGACAAAAGGAAAATCATTTAGCGAAATATTCATCACTGTGTATGAATTCAAACACCAGATCCTGGTCCAGTCTTTAACTCCTCTTCTAATCTTCACTGGTTTCCTGTCGAGAtgataaaaagacaaacaaggtGGAATATTGAGTGTTCATAATGAagtctgtttcattttattcaatGTGAGATATTtctgggttaaaaaaaagtgaacgtTTGAATTTGGTTTTCATACGTCAAAGTTAAGTCAACAATTTTTCTGAAGTTATACTTTTAATCACACTGAGAAATGCTTCATAACACAGACTTCTTACATCTAAAAATTGTGTTTTCGCCTTAAAAATACACCAGTTTGAGAGAGTAATAGCATATATATTTAGTTCAGTGAGCTGAGTTGACATAATAAGTCACTTTCATCAATTAGGAGCTTGACCTTCATCTGATGAAGTTTCTGaagctgaaaaaagaaaaactatttgATTTGAAAACAAGAGTTTTTTCATGAGAAACAAAATTAGACATGATTGATGAATTACTGACGTCTGACTTTCTGTCAAATTTTTCATATTGACATTTTGATGTCtatctttatttaatgtattaaaacatatcaaacatttaatatttgaatacttttaaataagtttaaaccctgaaatacagaaaatattatcaacaagttattatttattcagaatttatgaaagaacacaaagagaaaacatcACTATCTGTGTCATTATTacaatatgtaatttatttattaacactTTATGGACTTTGTATCACCAgaagtaaaatatatgatgtTATAACAACATTAGGACCAAAACAATAGCACAGACATGTATGTTAAATACATCTGTGAAGTAAAAAAGATTAGTAAAAACATCTTTTGTCTCTCACCATATTGGTCATTCTCCAGAGGAAGTATCCAGCGATGCCGACTACCAGGAGCAGCAGTACAACAACACCTCCCATAACAGCACCAAGAGGGAGACCTGAAGAACCTGAAGAACCTGAAGaaccaaaacagaacatttaactTAGTTTATCTCACTCTTTCATCACTTAATGGATCAGATTTTATTCATTAACAcaatttttgtcatttaagttTCCAAAAGGAAGTCACAAGAAGAAGACACACATGCTGATGCTGAGTGTGTTTTAGTGAACAATCAGTGTTAGGAGTTAAAACCACAAAGTTTTACAGTAATCTCATTAGtttgaacagaaacacagatgtgCAAAACattactgtttgtattttagtatttatattACAATACTGACCTGATGAAGACTGTGTTACAGTGTTGAACATAATTATGCTTTGACAGGCTAAATTTAAACTTGTGTTAATATCTAATAAATAACGGTGCCTTCAACTGCTGTAAGAGCAGTGTGGGAATAGCATTCATGCCACACACACCACGTAAAGTAAATCTAAGTTGAGTCCAGGTCAGAATCACCTGTCAGTGGCAGAAAACTCAACAAGCTAAATGTCAAAGTACTTGATCAGACACGCTCACATCAACCTCATCTTATTACAGATAATAGTGAAAAGATCAGATCAAAAATTCAAATCAGATGaaagtaaactgaatgtctttctcacctccatcacttccatcaCCAGTCTTGCCCCAGTTCGTCTGAATTGCTGTTTGGTCTAGTTTGGTGATGATGTCTTCCTTCACACCagagagctgaaacacacattcgTACCTCCTCCAGTCTTCAGGTGTTACTGATGAAATGTTCAAGTCAGCACTGGTCTGGAAGGATCCATCATGGTTGGGGAGGATCTCTCCACGTTCCACGTTCTCATGaagctcctctccatctttcctccagaatATCATGACTCTGTCAGGGTAGAAACCTGTAGCAAAGCAGctgactggagaggagggagtcttCTGGAGGAGAGACACTGAGGGAAGCTCTGGAGAGTAAAGACAAAGACAGTTTATCGTTTTCTATATTAGTATTATCATTCCTGTTTGatgtattgtatttaaatgcattagtaccacttatatatacagtatatatgacaTGCAAATAAACCTCATTGGAGGGTGactgagaaaagaaggaagtgacagaggagaagaaagacagatgaaaaaaggagactagatgagaaagagaggaggacgacagtgagagagagtgagacagtcaGAATATGGAGAAAAAGATGATTGATAAATATGaaaagagtgacagagagaaaatgtggtaaaggaggagggaggcagagagatgaagagaggtgagagagaaaatgaaagagaaatgtgtgtaaactgagactcagcaggtctctgtgtgttggttcatatttattgtaatgttactgtaagtTAGAAACAGAGGAGGCATATTAACATTGTTGTGTTCATGAAACTACATCAGGTCATGTGACTACCTGTTCTCATCAGAGAGCTCCTCCCATAGTTCAGATACTTCTTCAGCCAGCAAGGACACCCCTGGGTGAGGTAGTTCTTCAACTGTGCAATCCTAGCTTTGTTCTCATCCCACTTCTGTTTGGTGATGACAGCCTGTTGTTTGGGAGCGATCCATGTCTCTGTCTTCAGGTCAAATACTATGAAGTCTTCTCCATCATAACCTTGCTGATTGAAACCATTAACCTCTCCAGTCTCATCGTCCCATTCACAACCAAGCATCCCCTGGGCAATGTggacacctgagagagagacagagacacagactgcAGTAAACCAGAGTGAGATCTCAGCACAGCACACAATAATAATCAAAAGAATCATTAGTTGTAGCTATAAACGTATAGTAGAagtacagatgtgtgtgtgtgtgtgtgtgtgtgtgtgtgtgtgtgtgtgtgtgtgtgtgtgtgtgtgtatgtgtgtgtatgtgtgtgtatatgtgtgtgtgtgtgtgtgtgtgtgtgtgtgtgtgtgtgtgtgtgtgtgtgtgtgtgtgtgtgtgtgtgtgtgtgtgtgtgtgtgtgtgtgtgtgtgtgtgtgtgtgtgtgtctgatgcaCCAGACCTCCAGTTTGGTTGAAGCGCTGCTTTGCAGTTTCAATGTTGGCTTTGAAGACCGGCTGGACACTAAAACAGATCTCAGTCTGCGTCTTCCAGTACTCTGGATCATCTTTTGTGATATCGTTCATCCAGTCCTGTTTTGGTTCTGCTCTCTTAATGTTACTGTCACAGATATCCATTTGGACATCATTAAGTACGCCAACAACCACATACTCTGGGAAGTTTGGGACTTGAGAGGACCCAGTGTAGAAATACTTCAGAGAGTGAATCACTGTAAGAAAAGGTTCATGTCATCACTGACAAACTATAGATCAGTCCCTCCATCATttaattcagttattttgtgattattattttaaagcagcTTTTCTTGAAACTGCAAAATAAGTTgcaatgtttcttttctctttttggagTAAAATTGTAAGTAAAGGAAAATGATTCAActgcacagacattttgaggGGCTGTTGCTCAAACTGAAAAAAGGCACCGCCCATCCTGATCCGCCCAACTGTCAGCATGTATCGAAATGGTGTAAAATACCTGTATGGTATTTTAAATTTGTGAATAGATGATTATGATCATGTAAAGTgaacatttaaaagtagatttaTCTATTTTGAATAATTCGAAATGTTATATAAACCAAGTATTTGATTGTACTATTATGTCCATAAATACTTTGCCAGTTCAAcagttttaatcatttcaattcTAAACATTTGAATCATCAACTTTCATTCCTCGATGCAAAGATTGCACCAAGATTATTCAACACTTAAGTGTAACCAGTTGAATTTTCATAAACACTGACAATGGCTTTACTCAATGATTCCTGGTGAAGCCCAGGACTTAGACTGGAGTATGAtagttttgtatgtaaaaatatgtactatctaaaatgacataaaggatttcataaacatattttcttcacATGCTGGTCTGAATCCAGCTCTGTAAAGTTGCAATGCCCTTCGCTGCCTGCCTCTGCTCTTTTTCCCACTGTTGGAGTCTCTTCTTTTTAGAGGCCATTGTAAGCACCTAAAAATGAACATACATCAAATTTTAACCAATTTGAACATTACAAATGATCATCTCATAATGAGgtgaataataagaaaaataagaataagaattacaataataatgatattatataatatcCGCTACATCTTCTTATtggatgaaaatgaatcataacCTAAATGAAGGAAGTTCAAGGACAAACCTAGCAGATAAAACCCTAAACATAACCCTAACAAACCTAGCAGCTCATGTCTCAGCTAGTCTGAGTTTCAGTCTTTTACCATCAACCgactgaaatatatatatataataactcacCTGCCACTGCGCTGTGTAGACCCAGGAGGGCCAGAAAAACCATCTTCATTCTGAACTGaaatatcttcttcttctttaaaattTGATTGGCGGTTGGCAAACCAGCTTAGAGGTGCATTACTTCCACCTACCAGACTGGAGTGTGGAACATTAtattaacaacaaaaaacagacaaacaaaaaaacaaacttaaattcTCAAATTCTTTCTATTAGCCCCATTTctttcagatattttattaaGATATAAACTTCAGGTCCTTCCTTTCGCCTTCGTATTCTCAACATTTAAGCAGCACAGTTAACAGCGTCTTGACATCCACAATGTCCACATTTACCAGTTGGgtgtttacatattttatgcAGTGTTTGATGTAGTCCAGTTTGCCCTATCCTCGAGAAATGATAGTATAAGTAGTTTCCTCCTTCTTAAACCTACATGCTTTTGTATACTGTAAAGATGTCTACTGGTGTCATTTATATCCCAGTATTCCTGCcatgttttttgcatttgttttttaattattgttttagtcTCAGGTTTACTTAACAGAATGTCCTTgtttactgtttgtattttaagtgatttttttttttgcaatatgtCCACCTCCTCATTCCCCTCTACTCCTACACGGGCAGGAACCCATATGAAACAAACtgttaaacctttatttaacatCCTATGCAATAAATGTCATGAATTTCAAAAACATTGTTAGTGCTGCCCAGCTATCCGATGCAATTAATgcttgatttttattgttttcttctaCCCACTGTGAAGCCATCCAAATTGCTATTAGTTCAACTGCATATATAGATAAATGGTCTGTGGTCCTTTACTTTATAGCTATCCTGTATTGTGGGATGTATTCTGCAGCACCTGTACGCCCCGTTTCAGGGTCATTCGAACCATCTGTAAACATCTTAAACCTGTCCACATAGTACTGCTCCTTGTAACAATGTACCACCCACCCAGCAGATGCCTGATTAGATTTCTGCCATAATTTGTCCTGTATGATTAAATCTATTAATGGCAGCACAAATAGCCATGGAGGAATAGTTGAAATAGTTGACTGTTTGactgtattttatgttatgAAGACCTGCATTTCCTGCTGCGGCAGAAATGCAGCGTTACACTCTGTACTTTTCTCAGTGATAGTTTTGCCTGACTGCACGAGCACTTTGTAGCTGCTTCTGGATATGTGATCCCTTGGGAGACTTTCATTCGCTGCACTTCTGCTACTTTACCAGTCTTTTTTAAACAAGTATCTGTATTTCGACTTAAGTACAGAATGTGAGTACTTTTACCACCTCTGAAAATGACAAAGGATGTAATACACGAGGACCAGAGCCAAGATCACCCCGCGAAGCTGTCGTTCCATTGTGAAACTCGAAAGTGGCGCGTTTATCTAGATAAAAACCATATGAGTGACATATGAGGAGTAGCCAGCTCAACTATTAAATGTTTTGGTTCGTTGAGAAATATGAGTATGTGAAACCGAACCAAAGTCTGCACGCTAAATTGTAACAATTTAATGCCTGCTGCAGACCAAAAAATCGAACTATATAGGTCTGAAAACGCCCTTAgctttcctgtttgtttgtgcaaAACGATTTATAACCTCAACCATGAATAGCACAAACTCGTTCTTTACCACAATCAATGTGTCTTACCTTACCTTCTTATATCCTTCGCACGATTTTATTTAGTTGCACTCTGTACTAATTTTCTCAGTGTTGGTTTTGCCTGACTGCACaagcacttttttttagctgcttctGCATATGTGATCCCTTGAGAGACTTGCATTCGCTGCACTTCTGCCGCTTTCTTACTAGCCTCACGACCCCTGTAAGTAGAGCTATACTCACCTGTTCCTTGTCAGAACCCATCATAACTGACAAACtgttacatttttcacaattccTCATGGTTTTCAGgcgttttcttttatttgtttaagcGACATGTGGGTATTCCTGAAATTACCCCTCTGATCTTCCTTTTTTCACTTGTTTGTGTTCCTTGCACTCTCTTGCCTTCAATCTTATTAAACCAGATAGCCTTTCCCTGCAGAGAGCAATCCCTGCAGCAGTGATGCATTGCACAAAACTCTGGCACTCCTAACCTCACCAATCAGTTTATGTATTGCTTTAGTAATTTGAATCGGGTTCCACTCACCGAACGAAGCACCTTCTTGCACCAGTTTAATGATAACTTCCGATCTTCTTTTGCACCTGTGATCTGCTCATtatcagttttttgtgtgtgagctTATATTTTGCTGCCTCAGGTTTTTACACTTTCTCGtactattaatacattcatatttccCGCTACCTTCTTCCATATCTAGCTCACTTCCTGCTCCGTCATTTCCCTATGCCATTTCCTGTCCATTCATGGTTGTGCCACCGTCAATCAACTGCAGTATACATCTACATCTACATTTTTACAGTCAACTgatatgtttctttatttagaGACAAACAAACTGCTCCTAtagtgagccacactgctgaACTGTGGGTAAGACAGGCAGGAGCGCTCACTTCAGCCTCCTTCTGTGCCAGTGTGAATTCAGTATGAGACCAACATCACTTAAATCTGGGTTAAACTGACCTAAACAGGTTTGGAACAAAGTGAAAGTAACGTTTGCTTGTTTTTACCCATGTTATAGAGGGTGGAGAGTCATGTCAGGCTTTTATTTTGGGTTTCTTAGCTTTGTTAGTGCATGGAAGTTGGAttatgatatataataatacttGTAATAGAACATGTATAATGTTTTGTAGGGTattcttcttttgttctgtgtgGACGTTCTGGGGTTGAAAACGGTCCTGATCAAAAAtatcaacaacaaacaatgtGGTTTTATTGGTGTTACAGTGACTAAATGTGGTAATTGCTTCATAGGTTCTGAACTAATGTGAAACAATGCACACTGAAACCTTCTTGACCAAAGAGAAACTGAACACCTCTGTTGATTTTTGGACACCTGatgctgttttcattttgctgttGACACAATTTATACTCGGTTTCAATCCTCACCTATTCTTGATAGCATGAAATCATGAAAAGCATGAAACTTGATAGAATTTACTTTTACTTAGAAAATCTCACTTCTTCAACTTTGTTTTATGTTAACACAAACAAAGGAATAGGCGAAATATtagatattttatataatatagctggctgtttattaatgtttgtgACACACTGCTGATTGgtaccttttttctctttacagaCATGTCAAAGGTGTGACAGCACACATATGTTTGatatcttttttgtgtgtcgATATGTGTCGAATTCTGCACCTGCATCCAGTGTCACAGCACAAAAATCATGTACTTATGGAGGCTGGTAGGCCCCTTTTCCCCCTTTTAATACATCCATTATCATGTCTGCACAACTATTCCTCTAACTATGAGTGGAGGACACTTAAAGCAATATAAAAcccatttaaaatgtcttcagCAGAAAGTATTTCCAAAGAAATCTCTTTCCACTGAGATCTTCTTTAATGCTGAATGTACCACATATAAAATTGCATTAACCTCCATTATACTCGGATGGAATCAGAAATCTCACACAAACCTGGGCtgataaaaccaaaactatctgcatgtcTAGATATggtaaatgagaaaatgtgatttttgtcaTTGGGATGAGCTGTCTCTTTAAGGTTGCGTAACCAGATATCCTGTTAGAAAACCAACACAACACCCAGCTCCAAGTAAAGACACTTGTTTAACAATTTACTCCACCCTGTAATGATTAAATCCACTAAAGTGAGGCAGTACATCGCTGAAAAAGAGCATTCAGATAATCTTTCTAAACAAAAGTAGCAATAAAATGTGGTTACATTTTCACAAGTTCTGCATTCAAAGCACACAAGTAATATTATAAACATGCTACTATATGCAGTATTATATGCAGTATATTCCTGTATGTTGTAGTTCAAACTAGCTGCTTATATGCTGATGCTCcagtattaataatttaaagctGTCacgtataataatatatcagtcagagggatcaaaccattacttttactgtaatactttaactacatcactcataatacttatgtacttttactgtagtaggatttttcatgcaggacttttacttgtaatgaagtatttcatcactgaatatctacttttacttaagtgagcatctgagtacttcttccaccattgGCACTCTCATATAACAAAGTGGTGTTTTATAAGGTGTCCGTttcctcctcttgttttttaattcagACTGAAAGCTGCAGAATCGGTTATGTGTCTCTCAAACCTATAAACAGATCATCCCTGCAGTCATTTGCCTATCAAATCTGCTCATTCGACATTGTAGCTTCTTTGTGTGAATTACAACAGTGTGTCTCCTGCTTGTAGAGTTAAGGAaacattgtgtgtttgcatactttgtctgcaaattaaatgtttctcaCAACAGAATAAAGTattaaaactcatgaaatttgattgttttatcttcaaatttcattttttggGAAAAATCTGAGTGGAttcattttttgcacagaaacaTACAGCAGCCACAGTGTTGTGTGACCTTGTGAATGTCCTAAACTTAGATTCACACAGTATCACATGCAATCAAATGCATGCTAGCATACGTCACTGTGCCACGCCTTTTCCGCTGCCATTTTAAGTCTGTCTTTCTTGCTTTGAAATGGCATATACtactatctttctctctctctctctctctctctctctctctctctctctctctctctctctctctctctctctctctctctctctctctctctctctctctctcttactctctctccctctctctctctccttccggCAGTTACTGCAGGGCAGATTTGAtcacaaacattattttattcactGGGAATTAGATGATATCCAATGTTATATGGTGCAATCATGTTTTAATTTGGGgctatttgttgttttactaAACAGAAATGAAACTTTCCAAAAGACAACATACTTTATTTACTctgaacaggaagaaaaagtCACTTGATAAACCCTATTCTTGTCTATCTCTTCAGCCCTACAGCCGTATAACCGGAAACCATCACATTAGTACAGGAGATGGTTGCCTTTTCCAGAGCAAGAATTGTGTTAGAGCTCCTCCGCTTGGCAAAAACAGCACATTCATCTGTGCTGTTTCTCAGAAATCACCTGACCAGCCAGTTAGGTTTCGTTTCGTGTGACACACAGATCTGGAATGATTTGCAAATTTTGGCACTCACAcccagaagaagaaacaggaggCCAGGCCAGGCCAGGCCGGCAGAGCTTCTTGTAACCCTTGTTTTGCCACATTCCTCCGGTGTTATGAAAATATTCACTGcagaaaaatgatgaaagatGAACATCAGCAACACTTGAGTGATGCCAATCTGAAAAGTCATTCATAATGTGTGTGCAAATGGTTTTAATCTAttagaagctgcagcattttaaGAAGAAATAGTCTGAATGGAAATATTACAGGTGAAtatcataaaaacaataattgcatttttaaaagcataCTACTATAGGTATTGCTCTCTGAATATGAGGATCATGCGTGATTGGAGTGTCTGCTGGGTAAATTCATCCCGCTATTATAGGCAGTCATTTTATGGGTGAGATTACAAGCATTTGTTCACTTCTcgttgtttctgtttctcttgtCCTCATCTGACCTCTCTTGGCACAGGCTGGATTCCACTCCTGAAAGCTTGCAGCCTCACATGTCCACTTGCGTCTCAATAATCTCCATTTGCTGGACTAAATGAGTTAAGatgcacatataaaaacacacctaAACCAACCCTAGTCATGAAAGAATCTCTGCTACAGATTTTTTCTTGTAGAGGAAAAGACGAAGGAGGCAAAGAAGGATAACTAAAGGTGGTGAAACGCGTCCCCTCCTGACGTTTAGTCTTGGTGGATTATTGCTTGTCGGAGGGCTCCCTCTACCCGTGGAGCTGAACAACTACATCAGGCAGCATGCTGTCAAATTATGCTAAATGTTATGCGTTTTAGTTTCCTGTTATGTTAATTTTTGTCACATATTTCCCATTTTAAATATGCATTGTAATGTTTTATGCAGTTATTCTTCTTTTCAATGCATTATGCAAAGCTAAAGCACTTTGAATAGCAATTAGGTATAGGCCTAAACCTGCCTTTTTGGATTGTTCAATGTTGCTACGCACCTATAC from Scomber scombrus chromosome 16, fScoSco1.1, whole genome shotgun sequence includes the following:
- the LOC133995874 gene encoding major histocompatibility complex class I-related gene protein-like, whose product is MKMVFLALLGLHSAVAVIHSLKYFYTGSSQVPNFPEYVVVGVLNDVQMDICDSNIKRAEPKQDWMNDITKDDPEYWKTQTEICFSVQPVFKANIETAKQRFNQTGGVHIAQGMLGCEWDDETGEVNGFNQQGYDGEDFIVFDLKTETWIAPKQQAVITKQKWDENKARIAQLKNYLTQGCPCWLKKYLNYGRSSLMRTELPSVSLLQKTPSSPVSCFATGFYPDRVMIFWRKDGEELHENVERGEILPNHDGSFQTSADLNISSVTPEDWRRYECVFQLSGVKEDIITKLDQTAIQTNWGKTGDGSSSGLPLGAVMGGVVVLLLLVVGIAGYFLWRMTNMETSED